Genomic segment of Myxococcus stipitatus:
CGCGTCCGCGGACACGGGCGTGTTCGTGTTCGCGGCGGTGCAGGCGACGAGCCCCGAGAGCAGCAGGCAGGCGGCGAGATAGCGCATGGCGCGCACCCTACCGCGCCCCCTGGCCCCTGTCCCAAGATGACACCCGTGGTGCAAGCAGTCGGGCGGGCCCCCGCATCGCCGCGCAGCGCCACCCACCTCACCTGACGCCTTCACTTCACAGGTTCGGCCCGGGGTGGCGCTTCGAGCTCGGCAAGCTCCCGCTTGAGCCGATTGACGGAACACATGGGCACCTGCACCTCGGGCAAGGACTCCGAGTAGGCGATGGCGTCCCGCAGCGTCCGCGCGGCCACGGCGGTGTCCTTGCGCTCCCGGAGGATGGCGGCCCGGATTCCCATCACGCTGACCCTGCGCGGGCCCTGCACGTCCAACAGCGCGCGGTCCGTCGCGGCGAGCGCGTCCTCCAGCGCTCCCCGCGCCTGGTACAGCTGGGCGAGCCGCAAGGGGGCGAGATAGTCCTGGGGGAACTCCTGCTCGCTCCGCGCCAGTGCGGGGATGGCCCGTTCCGGTGTCTTCAGCCGGAGCGCCGCCTCCGAGCGATGCGAGTCGAGGACGGCGCGAGCCCGCGCGGTGGGAGCCTTCGCGGCCTCCGCCTCCAGGAACGTCAGCCACTCCTCGGTGACCGCGCGGCCCCCGGCCTCGTCCTTGGCCATCTCGCGTGCCCAGACCCGGGCCCGATACAGCGAGGAGCGGTCGTCCGCGGACATGTCGATGGAAGGGGGGCCCAGGGCCTCGACGACCTTCTTCTCCAACGCGTCCAGGAGCACCTCCGCGCCCTGCGCCTCGGGCTCCTCCGGGAGGATCGACTGCGCGCACGTCAGTCCACGCCGCACGCCATGGGCCCACATCAGCGAGCGAGGCATGTCTGGCAGCAGCTCCAGCGCCTTCGTCGCGCACACCTTCATCCCGGGCGCCGCATACGTTTCATAGGACGTCTCCAGCAGCGCCAGCACCACGCGTCCTCGGCGAGACCAGTCGGCGGGGGCCGTGGCCAGCAGGTGGGCGAACACCTTGGAGGCCTCGGCCCCGTGCCCCTGGGCGAGCAGCGCATCCCCTCGCGCCAGGAGCGCCTCCAATCCCGTGGCACCGCCCTGGTAGGCACGCGCGCCATCGTCGAGGAGCTGCTCGAGCTCCGCCACCGTCATGCTCTCGTTGAAGCGAAGGAGCGCCTTCTCCTCGCGCGGGTCGATGACATACAGCTTGGGGAAGAAGTCGACGGGGTACTTGCGCTGGAAGGCCGCGCTGCGGCTCAAGTCCGTGCTGACCTCCAGCCAGACGAAGCGGTCCGCCTGTCGCGCCAGCAAGGGGGACGACAGGACATGGGCCTTCATCGAGCGGCACGCGGTGCACCAGCCCGCCGTGGCGAAGACGAAGAGCGGCACCCCCTTCGCCTTCGCCTCCGCGAGCGCACGCGCGTAGTCGTCCTGGATGAACGGCAGCGGCTCCGAGGCGCGAGTCACTTCCGCCACGTCCGGAGCACGAGGGTTCACGGTGGCACAGGCGACGAGCCCCAGCAGCAGGACACAGGCGGAGGAGGTGCGCATGGCACGGACCCTAGTGTGAGGCCTTTTCCTGCCTCGAAACCGACATCCAATCCGCAAGCATCTGGGCACTCGCGCTCGCGCGTGCTCTGGTGTGCGCGGACCTCCGCCGATGATGAGAGACCCCTACACCCTGCGAGACGCACTCGCCTCCGCGCTGGAGGCGCTCCCCGCGCCCGAGCGCTTTCCCGAGCCCTCCGACGCGGACCTCGCCCGGCGACTGGCGGAGCGCCTGCGCCGGGACCTGCTGCCCCGCATGGGCTCCGCGGACGCGCCGCTGCTGCTGGTGGCCATCGCCGGCCCCAACAACGTGGGCAAGTCCACCCTGTTCAACGCGCTGGTGGGCTCGTCCCTGTCCCCCGCGAGGCCCGAGGGAGGACTCACCAAGCAGTGCCTGGCGGCGGCGCATCCGGAGACGTGGACCGGCGCCCTGAAGGACTTCCTCACCCGCCGCTATGACACGGTGCCGGTGGCCCCGGGTGATGCGGCCCCCGTGGACCAGCCGGGCCCGGCGGGGCGGCTGTACCTGGTGCTGGCCGACGCGGTGCCTCGGGGCCTGCTCGTCATGGACACGCCGGACTTCGACAGCGTGTACCGGGAGAACCGCGAGCGCGCCGAGGCCCTGCTCGTCACCGTGGACGTGCTCGTCTTCGTGGTGAGCCGGCAGACGTACCAGAACGCGGCGCTGGTGGACTTCCTGCGCGCGGCGGTGGGCCATGGACGGCCGTACCTGCTCGTCTACAACGAGGCCTCGCGTGAAGAGGTGGCGCGAGGCCACCTGGACAAGCTGGCCTCCGACGTGGGGCATCCCCCGCTGGCGAGGTACCTGGCCCCGCACCAACCGGACGTCGAGGCGGGCCTGCGCCCCCTGGCGACCGAGCCTCTCGATGGACGCCCGCCGCTGAGCGCCCTGCTGGGCCAGGCCGAGCACGCGCGCGAGCTGAAGGCCCGGGCGCTGGAGGCCTCCCTCGCGGATGCCCGCGCGGAGATGGAATCGGTGGCGCGCGCGGCGACCCGGGCCGCGAGCGAGCCGGAGCGGCTTCGTCAGCGGCTGCGGCATGAGCTCGAGAGCGTGGGGGCCACCGCGGCGCTCAAGGCGGTGCCCGCGGACGTGCTCATCGACGCGTTCCGCGACGAGCTGGACGCACGCAGTCAGTTCCACAAGTGGGTGCGCCTGCCTTTCCGCGGACTGGCGACGGCGCTCACGTTCGTGAGTCGCAAGGTACGCCAGTCCTTCACCGGGCCGGAGCCCGAGGGCACCCAGACACCCTCCCTCGCCGTGGATGCGACGCTGACGGACGGGGTGCGGCGGCTGGTGGAGGCCTTCGCTCCGGAGGTGGCGGCGTGGCGGGGGGATGCACAGACGCGCGAGAAGCTGGCCGAGGCCTTCGGGGCCTCGACGCTGTCGAAGCTGGAGGAGCCGCTGGGCTTCGAGGCCCTGCATGCCCACGCGGCGGACCGGGCCACGCTGTATGCCTATTGCCGCGAGCTGGTGGCGGCCGAGCTCCAGGGAGGCATGCGCGAGGAGCTGCTCCAGGCGCTGACGACGCTGGTGTACTCGGTGCCCTCGGGCGCGGCGGCGGCGGTGACGGTGGCGACGGGCGGCTTCGGCCACGACGCGGTGGTGTGGGCGGGCACGCTCTTGTCCACGCCGCTGATGGAGCGGTTCGTGGACCTGCTGGGCGCCCAGGTGCGAGCCCGCGTCACCCGGCGGTGGGCAGACGCCCATGGCGCCACCCTGGCCCGGGCCCTGGAGGCGCGCTTCTTCTCGGGGGTGCTCGGGCACCTGGACGGGCTGGCGGACGACTGGAAGCACACCGCCACCCGGCTGGAGGCCGCGAGAGGAGCGCTCGCTTGAGACCTCTCACCTCATTCCATCCGTGCGCGCGCGGCGACAATGCGCCATGCTGAGTGAGTCATGAATGGCTCGGACCCCGGAATACCGGGCTCTCCCCCTCCGATTCTCTCCTTCCGCCATCTGCTGACCGACGCTGTCGGTACGTTCCTGGACGAAGCCGGGATGTCGTGCGCGCAGACGGCCGACGCCATCGGTGAGCTCATCGTCACGCTGTCGCGCTACCGCGAGGAAGGCGCGCCGCTGTTCCCCATGGCCTTCCTGGGGGATGACCTGGGGCAGATGCTCTCGCTGCTCGGCGGGCATGACCCCATCGCCATCGGCATCGGGCCTCGCTCGCGGGCAACCGTCCAGCGCGCCCTCAAGCAGTGTGCCCCCCTGGGACAGGGCCGGTGGTGGGCGCTGTACTTCCTGAGGGTGCCGGAGGGCTTCGCCTACGGCGTCTTCCGCACGGACCCCTTCCCGCTCGCGGAGTCTCCGCTGGAGCGGCTGCGCCGGACGGAGGAGACCCACGCCGGGGTGGTGGGCGTGCTCCAGTTGGCGGAGAACATGCTGGAGCTGCGCGCGGGCGGCGGGCTGTGCCGGCACGTGTACCTGTCCGGCGCGAGGGTGGAGGCGGCGTCGCCACCCGCGGTGCTCAACGAGCTGGCCGAGGCCATCACCGACGGCGTGGCGAGCGCCAGCCGCGAGCGGGCGCGCGGGTTCTTCCGCCGGGTCCTGTTCGAGGTGATGCAGGCGTCCCATGGGACGCTGGTGGCGGTGCTGCCTCGGGAGCGCGCGGGTTCATCGCTCTTCGTGGACGGCATCATCCTGCCGCGCCCGCTGGACATCGTGGCGCTGCTGGACCGCTACCACGTGGACCCCACCGACGCGGCGGCCACGGCGGTGCGAGCCACCGGCCAGCTCCTGCGCGGGATGATGGCGACCGACGGCATCACCGTGCTGCGCGCGGATGGCTGCATCGTCGGGTACAACATCTTCGTCCGCCATCCCGAGTCGCTCGCGCATCAGCCCTCCGTCGTCGGTGGCGCGCGAAGGCGCACGTATGAAGTGCTGTGCGCGGCCGTCGGTACCGAGCTCACCACCGCGTTCATCCGCTCCCAGGATGGCGACGTGGCGTGCCGCAAGGCGTAGCTGGAGCTCGCTCGAGAATCTTCAAAGGATTGTCAGACACGAAGCCCAGCGCCCTGCCTGTCGTTGTCCGACGCGTCCGGAGGGGGCTGATAACGCGCCCCTGTAGCAGCCTCGAAGGGCCGCACGCCTGACGAGGCTGCATCCAGGAGTGAGTTGAGCTCGGCCGAAGCGTACGGGTCAGCGCCCGCCCCTTGTGTCTCCGAGGCACGGCATGCCCGCTCATGCTAGGCGTCCGCCGCGAAATGGCATGCCCCTCGCAAGGGCACTCAAGGAACATGAACTTCGTTTTCGTTGGTACGAGCCTGGGCGCGCGGGGAACAGAAACCCATCTGGTGTGCCTGGTCCAGGCACTGGTCCGCGCCGGGCACAACGTGGTCACCGTGGCACGAGAGGGCGGCTACATCGCCCGCGAGTTCCGGGCCCAAGGCCTTCCCGTGGAGCCCGGCGTCTTCCGGAACGCCGCAGATTTTCGTGGTCTGCTCAGCGTTTCACGCGCCATCCGTCGCACCCGGCCGCACTGGCTGGTGGGCAGCTTTGGCCACGAGTACTGGCCCGTGCTCGCGATGGGCGCATTGACGGGGACCCCTGTCGCGCTGTTCCGACACCTCAACAGCCGGCTCAAGATGATGTCCCGCCGGTTCCTCCCACGATGGGCTCGGCGATTCATCGTCGTTTCCGAGGCCATGCGCTCGAATCTCGTCTCCCAGGGGGTGCCTCCCGAGCGCGTCCAGTGTCTCTACAACCCCCTGGATGTCGACCACTTCCGCGTGGATGAGGCGGAGCGAGCCGCGGCACGGAAGGCGCTCGGAGTCGGAGAGCAGGAGGTGCTCGTCGGCTTCGTGGGCGCGCTGAAGCCCGAGAAAGGCGCCTTCCGACTGGCCGAGGCCTTCAACCGGGCCATGCCCCAGAACCCCCACCTGCGCGCGCTCTGGGTGGGCGAGGAGGCGGCCCATGCGCACCTGCGCCAGCTCCTCTCGCCGGACCTCCGGGACCGGCACCTCTTGAGGGGTTGGACCCGCGACATGCGGACGCTGTACGCGGCGATGGACGTGGCCACGATGCCCTCGGAGTGGGTCGAGCCCTTCGGGCGGGTCTCCATCGAAGCCCAGGCCTGTGGAGTCCCCGTACTCGCGAGCCGTATCGGCGGCCTGCCCGAGACCCTGCTCGAGGGACGCTCAGGGCTCCTCCTTCCTCCTGGCGACGTCGCCGCGTGGAGTGACGCGCTCGTCACGATGGCGCGGATGGAGCCCGCTCAGCGCCGGAGCATGGGGGAGGCCGGGAGCCGGTTCGTTCGGGAGCGCTTCGCGGCGGAGCGGATATCCCGCGAGTTCATCGCCCTGCTGGAGTCGCCCGGCGCCCAGGTGTGAGCCACGCTGTTACACGAGCACAGAGCTTGCTTACCCCGCAATCCATGAATGTATCGGGCGCGCTTCGTCCGCTGGTCGCCGCAACCCGAGGCGCATCTGCTCGCACGGAGACAACCTCACGAGACCGGGGCCCGAGCGACTACGGCATACCCACCGGATTGCGCGGTGCCCGGAATTGCGCTTGTCAGGGGGTTCGACGATGCTTCCCGGATTGTGGATTCCCCCTTGTCCCGCCTCGCGCGATTCGCGCTCGCCGCCCTATCGGTGTGCCTCGTTTCCGCCCCCGCCTGGGGCCAGAAACTGCCGGATGTCGTCGTTACAGGCCCCGCCATTGCTCCAGCGCTGAGCACTGATGGGCAGGGGCTGTGCGTCGCGTCGAGTCTCTGGACGCGTGACACGAACGAAATCCCAAATTCACAAGGGACGTACATCGACGTCCTCAACGGGTTCCTTGAGGACCTCGTCACCAAGCAGAGCCGCGTCACGACCGTGCTCCGCACGCCGTTCGACCTCTCCAACAACCTCAACGATGGCCGTACGCTGAGCTACGGCGACTTCGTGGGCCAAGTCACCGCACCGGGATGCTCCACCGGTGGGTGCAGTTTCAACATCATCAACGATAACGACGCGCTGACTCCCTTCGTGTCTCGGTTCCGCGGCTATCTCAATGTGCCGCCCAATCTGTCGGGACAGACACTGCATCTCGCGTACTACGCGGACGATGCCATCAGCCTCGTCATCTATGACCGCTTTACGTCCTATGTGGTCATCAACCGCCCGACACGAACCGGGTTCCCGACCTGGCGCACCACCAACAGCGTAACGTTCGCCCAACCAGGGCTCTACGCTGTTGAGATTCTCTATGCACAGATTGGAGAGCATGCTGCCGTCGAGATGTCGATGCTCGCGGGGGCCTTCGGTGACTTCGAGCGCGCGGCCAACGTTCCGCCCATCGTCAACCTCTACTCCTCCAACTTCCAGCTGCTCCAGCCCGCGCAGTTCTTCCAGACGGAGAACGGCCTCCCTTCGTTCGCGAGCGACCCGAACCGCTGCGAGCAGTGCGCACGCGCGAACGTCAACGCGCCGAACAACGGCACCTGCAGCGACAACTACTACTGCAACTCCGCTGCACTCTGCGCCCCGTGCGACACGGCCCTCCGCTGCGGCGCCAAGTGCTCCCCGTGCGGCGTCTCCTTCCCCTTCTGCGCGAACATCAACGGCAACAACACCTGCGTCCAGTGCACGGAAGACTCGCAGTGCGCGAACGGCCGCTGTGACCTGACCGACAACATGTGCCGGGGTTGCAACGACGACACGGACTGTCCGAACACCGGCCGCTGCGACCCCGCGACCAACCAGTGCTCGGGTTGCAACGACGACTCCGACTGCCCCGGCGCCACCTGCGACGAGCCCACCGCCACCTGCGTCCAGTGCACCGCGGACTCTCACTGCCCCAACGGCCAGGTCTGCGTCCCCGGCCTGAATCAGTGCCGTGAGTGCAACGACGACTCGCAATGCGACCGCGGTGAAATCTGCACCAACAACCAATGCGTCCCGTGCGCCACGGATGGCGCCTGCGCCGGCAACTCCTGCAACTGCTGCCCCAGCGGCACACAGTGCGCCGCGCTGACGCCGGGCGCCTCGCCCTCCTGCGTCGAGTGCACCACCGATTCCCAGTGTGGCGAAGGCCAGAAGTGCGACCCGCTCAACGGCCGCTGCGTCACCGCAATCCCCGAGTGCAACACCGCCTCCGCCTGCGGCCCGTCCTGCGCCACGTGCCCCGATGACCGCCCCTTCTGCCTCGACGGCCAGGTCTGCGTGCAGTGCCGCACCGACCTGGAATGTGGAGACGGACAGTTCTGCGTGAGCGGTGAGTGCAGCGCCTGCACCACGGACAAACACTGCGGCACCCGCTGCGAGGCCTGTGACGCGGACGCGCCCTTCTGCCTCTCCGACGGCTCGCCCCAGAACAGCACCTGCGTCGGCTGTCGCACCAACGAGGACTGCGGCAGCGGCCAGTGCAACCCGACCACTCGCACCTGCGAGAACGCGGGCGCCTGCGCCGTCACCTGCGACGCGGGCCTCGTCTGTGATGGCACCGCCTGCGTCCAGTGCTTCGCCGATGCACACTGCCCCTGCGGCGGGACTTGCGACCTGGGCTCCAACACCTGCACCACGTCGTGCGAGAACAGCGGCGACTGCCTCGGCGTCCAGCACTGCTCGGCGAAGACGCAGCAGTGTGAGCGCGGACGGCGCAAGCCCGGCACCGACCCCCAAGGCGGCGCCTTCTGCTGCGGCACCACCGCCAACGCCACCCCGGCGGGCAGCGCCACCATCCTCTTCCTCCTCGCCGCCGGCCTCCTGCTCCTGCGCGCCCAGCGCCGCGTCCGATGAACTTCCTCCGACTACCGCTCCTCGTCCTGGCGCTGGGAGGAGCCACGCTCGCCTCCGCCCAGCCCGACACCCGCTTCGACGTGCAGATGTTCCGCCCGTCGGGCGCGCCCCAGGACCTGGTCCTCGTCACGCAGTCGCGCCCGCTCTCCCATCTGTCCGTCGCCGCGGGCCCGTACTTCAGCTACTCGCTCAATCCCCTCACCCTCGTCCCCGAGGGCGGTGACCTCGAGAAGATCAGCCTGGTGGGCAACCGCCTCCAGCTCGACGTCATGGCCATGGTGGGCCTGTTCGACTGGGCCGAGATTGGCGTCGACATGCCGCTCATCCTCGCGCAGGGCGGACAGAACCTGGAGGTCATCGGCACCGAGGGAAGCGTCGAGAGCTTCGTGCTGGGCGACCTGCGCCTCACCGGCAAGGTGGCCATCCCCGGCCTGCGCCGCCCCGCCGAGGGCAAGGGCTGGGGCGCCGCGCTCACCCTCAACGTCAGCTTCCCCACCGGCGCCCAGGACGCGTTCGCCGGAGAAGGCGAGCTCACCTGGGCCCCTGGCCTCGTGGTGGACTACCGCTTCGGCAACGGCCTCCTGCTGGCGCTCAACGGCGGCTTCTGGAAGCGCCCGGACCGCGTCTTCGACGGCGTGGCCATCGGCGACATGATGCCCTTCGGCGTCGGCGCGGAGGTGCCCATCCTCCGAGGCAGCGGCATCACCGCGCTGGGCCTGGTCAACGGCGCGGTGGGACTCAAGAAGGCCCCGGGCACCGAGCGACAGGTCCCCGCGGAGCTGCTCATCGGCCTGCGCTGGTACAGCTCCACCGGCGTGACGTTCACCTTCGGCGGTGGCGCGGGCTGCGGCTGCTCGCTGGCGTCGCCCACGCTCAGCTTCTTCACGTCCATCATCTGGATTCCGGCCAAGACGCGCGAGTGGGAGGCCCTGGAGCGCTTCAAGGAGCCCCCCGAGCCCCCGCCGCCGCCGCCTCCGCCGGTAGACCCGGATGGCGACTCGGTGATTGGCACGGGCGACAAGTGCCCGGACGTGGCCGGCCCCGTTGAGAACGCGGGCTGCCCGGACACGGACCGAGATGGCGACGGCATCGTGGACCGCCTCGACCGGTGCCCGGAGTTCGCGGCCGGAAGCCGTGGCCGTGAGGGCTGCCCCCTGGCGCGCCACAGCCGGAACAAGATTGTCATCCTGGAGCAGGTGAACTTCGCCACGGACCAGGACGTCATCCTCTCCGAGTCCTTCCCCATCCTGGAGGAGGTCGCCCGGGTGATGAACGAGAACCCGCAGATGGACCGCGTGCTGGTGGAGGGCCACACGGACTCTCGCGCGAGCGACGCGTACAACCTGGACCTGTCGCGCCGCCGTGCCGCGAGCGTGAGGCGCTTCCTCGTGGAGACGGGCGTCGCGGCGGACCGGGTGTGCTCGCAGGGCTTCGGCCGCAGCCAGCCGCTGTCCGACAACGAGACGGAAGAAGGCATGGCCCTCAACCGCCGCGTCGAGTTCACCATCCAGCCGCCGAGCGATGGCCCCCGCCCGCCCTGCCCCGAGGACGCCGCGAACAAGAAGGGCAAGCGCCCCCGCCCGAAGTCCCCCGGCCCGCAGACGAAGTCCGGAACCGAGCCCAAGCCGTAGCCTCACAGCCCCGGCGCCCTCCCTCGGTCAGGGGAGCGGCGCCGCGTGGCGGCTCACGGAACGACGAACTCCGCGGCGGTGCGTCTGCGGCCCGCGACGACGGAGACGATGGCGCGGCCCGTGCCCACCGCCGTCACCCGGCCATCCTGGGACACCGACACCACGGCCGCGTCCGACGTGAACCACTCGAGCGGCACGGTGTCGAGCACCACGCCGTTGCGGTTGAAGGCCCGCGCCTGGAGCAGCACCGACTGGCCGGGGCGCTGGAATTGATGGTGGGTGAGGTTGAGGCCCAGCCGCGCGAAGTCGGCGGGCACCACCTGGACGGCGATGTGCCGGGACAGATGTCCCAGGCTCGCGCTCACCGTGGCCGAGCCGGGCCGCACCGCCACGAGCTGTCCATCCTTCTCCACGCGCGCCACCGTCTCGTCCGACGAGGTGAACTCCGGCGTGGCATCCGCGAGCGAGGCACCTTGCTCATTGCGCGCCACCACGCGCAGCTTGATGGTGCGCCCCACCTCCATGAAGTCCGCGCCCGGAGCGCGCACGTCCAACGAGTTGAGGATGACCAGGTCCAGCGGCAGGGCCTCGCGCACCTTGCCGCCCGTCACGCCGATGATGGTCTTCCCGGACTTGCGCACCGTCATCACGCCGTCCTGCACCAGCGCCACGTCGGGCGCGGAGCTGGTCCAGCGCAGCTTCGGCTCGGACATGCGCTGGCCCTCGGCGTCGAGGACCACGTAGTCCAGCTTCACGTTCTGCCCCGGCGTGCGCAGGAAGCGCGACTCCAGCGGCTCGAAGGTCAGTGAAGCGGGAGACGGCCCGCAGGCACTCGACAGCCCGAGAGCAAGAACCAGGAGGGCATGAATAGAAAAGCGCGGCGTCTTCACGGCGGCGGCGACAACGGGCGAGGGCGGGAGTGGCACGCATCTTAACCACGTCCGTCCTCCCCCGTGCGAGCCACTCGCACCTCTGTTGCCCGGAGCACGTCCCAGGCAGGCCGCCTGCCCCCCTCCCTACGCGAAGAGGAAGTGGGGGACGTTGAAGTCACTCTCGGTGGAATCGAGGGACGCGACGATGCTGAGCTTCTGGCCGGGCTCGGCCAGGTCGACGACGTAGTCCGCCTTCGTCCGCCCCGCGCCCTGGATGACGCGGACGCGAGGCCTGGCCGCCTGCGCCGAATCCGTGGGGACATCCATCACCACGCCCAGCTGCCCGCCCGACAGGCGCACCAGCGTCCCCACGGGATAGAAGCCGGCCACGGAGGTGAACAGCCGCACCACCCTCGGGTCGAACCGGGTGCCGGCCCGGTGGGTGATGAGCCGCAGCGCGGTGTCCGGGGCCAGCCCCGGGTGGGGCGGCGCGGGGAAGGTGAGCAGGTCGAAGGCACAGGGCACCGCGAGCATCCGCCCCACGAGCCCCGCGGGCCGCTGCGCCTGCCCGCTCCACAGCGGCTGGAGACAGTCGTGCGCGGCCACCACGCGCTCCAGCCGGTTCGGCTCCAAGGGGCGATGCAGGAGCCGCAGCGCCGTCTTCAGGGGCCCCCGCCGCGCCAGCAGCTCATGCGAGGCCCGGTCGAACTCCTGCTCCGGGGAGAGCGTGGTGGTGCCTCGACCCAGGTCGTGGAACAGGCCACTGAGCGCCAGGTCCAGCTGCTGCGCGCGAGACAACCCCAGCCGCCGCGCCATCAGCAGCGACAGCACCGCCACCGCCGCGCCATGTTGCCCGCCGTCCACGTCCGTGCG
This window contains:
- a CDS encoding Ig-like domain-containing protein; this encodes MPLPPSPVVAAAVKTPRFSIHALLVLALGLSSACGPSPASLTFEPLESRFLRTPGQNVKLDYVVLDAEGQRMSEPKLRWTSSAPDVALVQDGVMTVRKSGKTIIGVTGGKVREALPLDLVILNSLDVRAPGADFMEVGRTIKLRVVARNEQGASLADATPEFTSSDETVARVEKDGQLVAVRPGSATVSASLGHLSRHIAVQVVPADFARLGLNLTHHQFQRPGQSVLLQARAFNRNGVVLDTVPLEWFTSDAAVVSVSQDGRVTAVGTGRAIVSVVAGRRRTAAEFVVP
- a CDS encoding thioredoxin family protein, translating into MRTSSACVLLLGLVACATVNPRAPDVAEVTRASEPLPFIQDDYARALAEAKAKGVPLFVFATAGWCTACRSMKAHVLSSPLLARQADRFVWLEVSTDLSRSAAFQRKYPVDFFPKLYVIDPREEKALLRFNESMTVAELEQLLDDGARAYQGGATGLEALLARGDALLAQGHGAEASKVFAHLLATAPADWSRRGRVVLALLETSYETYAAPGMKVCATKALELLPDMPRSLMWAHGVRRGLTCAQSILPEEPEAQGAEVLLDALEKKVVEALGPPSIDMSADDRSSLYRARVWAREMAKDEAGGRAVTEEWLTFLEAEAAKAPTARARAVLDSHRSEAALRLKTPERAIPALARSEQEFPQDYLAPLRLAQLYQARGALEDALAATDRALLDVQGPRRVSVMGIRAAILRERKDTAVAARTLRDAIAYSESLPEVQVPMCSVNRLKRELAELEAPPRAEPVK
- the traB gene encoding outer membrane exchange protein TraB, whose product is MNFLRLPLLVLALGGATLASAQPDTRFDVQMFRPSGAPQDLVLVTQSRPLSHLSVAAGPYFSYSLNPLTLVPEGGDLEKISLVGNRLQLDVMAMVGLFDWAEIGVDMPLILAQGGQNLEVIGTEGSVESFVLGDLRLTGKVAIPGLRRPAEGKGWGAALTLNVSFPTGAQDAFAGEGELTWAPGLVVDYRFGNGLLLALNGGFWKRPDRVFDGVAIGDMMPFGVGAEVPILRGSGITALGLVNGAVGLKKAPGTERQVPAELLIGLRWYSSTGVTFTFGGGAGCGCSLASPTLSFFTSIIWIPAKTREWEALERFKEPPEPPPPPPPPVDPDGDSVIGTGDKCPDVAGPVENAGCPDTDRDGDGIVDRLDRCPEFAAGSRGREGCPLARHSRNKIVILEQVNFATDQDVILSESFPILEEVARVMNENPQMDRVLVEGHTDSRASDAYNLDLSRRRAASVRRFLVETGVAADRVCSQGFGRSQPLSDNETEEGMALNRRVEFTIQPPSDGPRPPCPEDAANKKGKRPRPKSPGPQTKSGTEPKP
- the traA gene encoding outer membrane exchange protein TraA family protein, with amino-acid sequence MSRLARFALAALSVCLVSAPAWGQKLPDVVVTGPAIAPALSTDGQGLCVASSLWTRDTNEIPNSQGTYIDVLNGFLEDLVTKQSRVTTVLRTPFDLSNNLNDGRTLSYGDFVGQVTAPGCSTGGCSFNIINDNDALTPFVSRFRGYLNVPPNLSGQTLHLAYYADDAISLVIYDRFTSYVVINRPTRTGFPTWRTTNSVTFAQPGLYAVEILYAQIGEHAAVEMSMLAGAFGDFERAANVPPIVNLYSSNFQLLQPAQFFQTENGLPSFASDPNRCEQCARANVNAPNNGTCSDNYYCNSAALCAPCDTALRCGAKCSPCGVSFPFCANINGNNTCVQCTEDSQCANGRCDLTDNMCRGCNDDTDCPNTGRCDPATNQCSGCNDDSDCPGATCDEPTATCVQCTADSHCPNGQVCVPGLNQCRECNDDSQCDRGEICTNNQCVPCATDGACAGNSCNCCPSGTQCAALTPGASPSCVECTTDSQCGEGQKCDPLNGRCVTAIPECNTASACGPSCATCPDDRPFCLDGQVCVQCRTDLECGDGQFCVSGECSACTTDKHCGTRCEACDADAPFCLSDGSPQNSTCVGCRTNEDCGSGQCNPTTRTCENAGACAVTCDAGLVCDGTACVQCFADAHCPCGGTCDLGSNTCTTSCENSGDCLGVQHCSAKTQQCERGRRKPGTDPQGGAFCCGTTANATPAGSATILFLLAAGLLLLRAQRRVR
- a CDS encoding glycosyltransferase family 4 protein, with product MNFVFVGTSLGARGTETHLVCLVQALVRAGHNVVTVAREGGYIAREFRAQGLPVEPGVFRNAADFRGLLSVSRAIRRTRPHWLVGSFGHEYWPVLAMGALTGTPVALFRHLNSRLKMMSRRFLPRWARRFIVVSEAMRSNLVSQGVPPERVQCLYNPLDVDHFRVDEAERAAARKALGVGEQEVLVGFVGALKPEKGAFRLAEAFNRAMPQNPHLRALWVGEEAAHAHLRQLLSPDLRDRHLLRGWTRDMRTLYAAMDVATMPSEWVEPFGRVSIEAQACGVPVLASRIGGLPETLLEGRSGLLLPPGDVAAWSDALVTMARMEPAQRRSMGEAGSRFVRERFAAERISREFIALLESPGAQV
- a CDS encoding GTPase; translated protein: MMRDPYTLRDALASALEALPAPERFPEPSDADLARRLAERLRRDLLPRMGSADAPLLLVAIAGPNNVGKSTLFNALVGSSLSPARPEGGLTKQCLAAAHPETWTGALKDFLTRRYDTVPVAPGDAAPVDQPGPAGRLYLVLADAVPRGLLVMDTPDFDSVYRENRERAEALLVTVDVLVFVVSRQTYQNAALVDFLRAAVGHGRPYLLVYNEASREEVARGHLDKLASDVGHPPLARYLAPHQPDVEAGLRPLATEPLDGRPPLSALLGQAEHARELKARALEASLADARAEMESVARAATRAASEPERLRQRLRHELESVGATAALKAVPADVLIDAFRDELDARSQFHKWVRLPFRGLATALTFVSRKVRQSFTGPEPEGTQTPSLAVDATLTDGVRRLVEAFAPEVAAWRGDAQTREKLAEAFGASTLSKLEEPLGFEALHAHAADRATLYAYCRELVAAELQGGMREELLQALTTLVYSVPSGAAAAVTVATGGFGHDAVVWAGTLLSTPLMERFVDLLGAQVRARVTRRWADAHGATLARALEARFFSGVLGHLDGLADDWKHTATRLEAARGALA